CGGCGTGATGAGTAGGCGGGACTTGGTGTGCATGATGAGTAGAAGCCGAAACTGAGGCTGACGGTCGGTTGACCGGAGTAGCTGGTCTCACTATGTCACTGACGACACGTGTCGGTTGCGCGGCAGGTGAAATCTTCACCTCTTGAGAAGGTGTCTTTGGAACCCTATGGTGTACTACTGGGAGCCCCGTCACCGCATCGTATGTTTTGCCATTGATAACAAGGGCGTTTTGTTGTTTTTGCTTCATATTCTATCTAAATTATGCCCCAACTCTACACATCCGAGTTACGCGCTTACGCTAGTCCTATGGTAATCGAGAAACGTGTCTGCATGCAAGTCTTTTTGCGTTATACTGTGTAGAAGATAGCCGACCGAAGTCTGAATATAAATAGGACTGAAAATATAAAGTAAGGATATTCCCTCACATGCCTACATTCAGACCCACGCTCAGGGTCAATCTTGAATCGAAGCGCGTTCAGATGGCTGTTCGCTTCTTCACCTATGGTCTGATGACGGCCGTAACGGTTGTCTTAAGTGCCATCGTTCTTCTGCTGGCGCTTGGTTACCGCTTCAATCGCGATACGTTGACGTTCGTAAGAGACGGGCTGGTCCAGCTCTCGACAGCACCCGTTAATGCCAACTATGTCTTCAATGGCGGTAAGTTGCATATGGGATCGGCACCGGCTCGACTAACCCTTAATTCAGGGCTCTACCATATACAGCTTAGCTATCCTGGCTATAGACCGTGGTCAAAGGACCTGACCGTTATCGCCGGCCATGTCCATTGGATAACGTACCCCCGTCTCATACCGATCAGCCTTCACCCATCCCAACTCAAGAAATTTGATCAACTCTCATTTGCCGAGGTTTCGCCAAACGGACAGTGGCTGCTGCTCTACTTCGACCAGGGACCCAATAATAAGAATCAGATTGAGCTAGTTGATCTGAGCAATCCGAAGAAGCTGGTCTACTCTACCCTCACGCTGCCTGCCCAGACGCTGACACAACAGTCGGGACCAGTGCCCGGAGATCTGTCGTTCCTCGAATGGTCACTCGACTCTCAGCATGTCCTTTTGAAATACACTGCAGGTACTACGGCGGACTTTCTCTCGCTCGACATCACTGATCCTTCGGCTGTCGTCAACCTGACGCAGCTCTTCCAGTTGCCGATTGCAGAGGTGCACTATAGCGGAAGCGACCCGAACACGATCTATGCCTTAACGTCAGACAATGTCCTGAGGAGCCTGAATGTCTCATCAGATGAGGTAACCGGTGCCCTGCTTGACGGTATCCGGCAGTTTCAGGTCTACGGCAGTGACGAGATTGTCTACGATCGGACCTTTTCGGCCAACGGTTCAGCTGGCTCGCAGCCTGTCCAACAGACGGGACTGCTAATCGGCGGCACGAAGACGATTGTCGAGACCCTCCCGGCTACCCATAATGTCTTCGTCGACTACAACGAATTTGATAATCACAGCTATTTCGTTGTCTCGGATGCCACCACCCATACGGTGACTGTCTGGCAGGACCCGCAGAACCCTGCTACCACTCAGCCTTTCCTGACAATCAACGATATCGCTCCGCAGTACGTTGACTTTGATGCAGCTGGTCGGTTCCTGTTGCTCCAGCAAGGTGGCCACCTTATCGTCTATGACTTCTATGAGAGCCAAAAGTTTGATTACAACCTGCCATTCTCGCTACCGGCAGCTCAAGACGTCTACTGGATCGACGACTTCCACCTGGCCGCAGCTATCGACGGTCAGCTAGAGATGTGGGAGTTTGATGGCACGAACTACGAAGAGATGATTCCTTCTTCCTCAAGTCTCTACGAAGAGTCGATACTCGATAACGGCAACGACATGCTCTATAGCTTCTCTACCCCATCAAAGAGCAAGCCTGGGAACATCGGTTTCTACCAGACGAACCTGAAATTACATTAGAAGATATTTGTCAGCCGGTTAAGAAGCGTTGGAGCATTTGCTCCCGGTAACGTCCCTGACTTATTCTGGGTACTGTTTTTTTGTGGAATCGCCTGTGCGGCTGTAGACGGGTCTGGGCTGATCTGCTTGGCCTGAACGATCAGTCGGTTTAGCGAAGTTCCTGGCGGCGTGCAGGTGATCAGGGAGAGCGTAGGTGTCGATGGGCTGGTGTCGATCAGTGAGAAGTCGTTCGGCGAGACAACTGCTTTGTTATAGACCTGATAGACATAGCGAGTTCCCTGGTAGTTCAACTCGACGACATCACCGTTATCGAGGTCACTAAGCAGGACAAACGCGAACTTGTAGTTACCTGGTGCATAGATTTCGTTGCTGGAGTGGCCGACAATGACGTCGTTGCCTATCTGACCCGGATACGTCGTCGTGCCGTAGTGGACAACCCCGTTTTCAAGGCCGTTTTCGATGTCGGTGTTGTCATATGAAGTGATACCGTAGACAACTGGCACGTCGACCCCGATCTTCGGGATGATGATCTCGGGGTTTGGTCCGATGTCGGCAGCGGTTGTCGGGTCAATGATTATAGAGCCACCCTGGTCTGTTTTGGTGCCCGGGCTGACGTAATACTCGAACTCGGCAGCAATAACGCTGTTGAACTGGACAAGCAAGAAGAGCAACCCCACCACAAGTCCACTAACTAGTGGTTTGAAATGTGGACTACGACGAACTTTTTTGGCTCTCTCTTCGACGTCCTTTCTTAGTCGCGACTTTATCTTTTTAAGATCCTCTTCTTCCTGTTCGGCTTTACCGGTGACCGTTTCAGTTGGCTGATGGATAGGTGTCTCTTTGGCTGGACTTGCCTGTCCGACCTCTTGCTGCTTCTGGGCGTGTAGCTGGTGTAGATAGTAGCGCTGGTAGTACTGCTGATAGTAGCTCTGCCAGGCGTTGTGGTACGTCTGCCAGTCGGGTTGTGGTGGCTGCGGCGGTTCTTCCCGATAGGTCTGCTGGTAGGTCGGAGGAATGGTTTGAGCTGAGGGCTGGACCTGTGGTTGCACGGGAGTAGCTCCGCTCTTCTGATCGCTCTCATCGTAGATCTGAGCAATCTGTTTGCGGATTAAGTCAGTAGCCTCGTCCTGGTGCGGTTGCGGATGGGGCGTATCACGGGGTGGTATGTGGAGTGGCCTGTCCATGAAGTTACCCTGTTTCTTCTTTCATTAGTGTACAATCATAGAGGTTATTTCTCAATTTGCCGGAGTGGTGGAATTGGCAGACACGCGGGACTCAAAATCCCGTGAGGGCGACCTCGTGAGAGTTCAAGTCTCTCCTCCGGCACCATTTTGACATTATGCTTGATGACCGTTACCCGCAATCGCTAACCTCCCTGATGTGGCGGCTAATCGTTGGGCCATGTCGCGCCTGAACGACCTCATCAACTCTGTCATAGAGGCTTTTGTGTAGCCACCTTCGCCCCTTGTAGCAGATATGAGTATCCGAAGTGCCCTTAGGGCCGTATCTCTGTCTGTTGTACCAACGCACTCTTTAATGCCCCACGAAGTTATCTCCGGTATATAACCGCTGCCGCGAGTTCGTACACTGATACCTAGGGGCTTACTCCACTTATCTGAAGCTGCCCGTCTTCTACTTGGTTTCAATACTTGGCCCCCACCAAGGCTACCCCTAAACCTTGGTTCTCTGGGCGGGCGGTCTCTTACAAAGCTGACAGCAAGGCCGTTCTCAGCCTGGATCTTAGCGCGCAGAACCCAGCCATTATCTCGGGCATGATGGAGACCGCTTGGTAGAGTAACTTGTGAGCTAACCAGAAGTTGTGCGACTGGGTCTAGCCCGCTTACGTTTTGTATCGCTTCTGCGTGTAAGCCAACGACAGAGACGTCCCAATTTTCGCGTAATCTACCTCCGTTATCAAGATCTTCCGATCTAGACATAGCACCAGGGTATGCAGAGCGGTCTTGACGTTCAGTAGAGTTGAGAGCGACATACCTCGCGTGTCCAGACCTATCATGCGGTGCTCTGAGGTTGATGGCTAATATTGCAAAGAGCTCTGGAGTAAGACCTAAAAGAGCCGCCTTGGCCTCGTCGTGCGGTGTCTTCTGCCAGGCATGTAAGACACGCTCAGCAACTCCGGCTACTGCCAGTGAATAGCCACGGGTGTGCTCACTGGTGATCGGACCTCGTCTGGCTAACTGACTATAGATTGGGAGGGCCGCCAGGGCGAGTTCATAACGAAACGGCCGATCGGCGAATCTGGGTTCACCTGCCGTATTCGGACCATGCGTAGAAAATAGGCGTTGAGCTTCTGTTAAGTGCGCCTCGACCTTACCAGCGGCTTCAGCTGTGCCGCCATCGATTGAACCACCATGAGCTCCGTACCAGAAAGCCGTTTCGACCTGTGGCCAACCAGCCATGGCCCTGTCGGCGGCATATGGGGAATCCACTAGAGCTCCACCTATTCTGTGCAGCTGTCTAAGATCAATCGGAGCAGATGGCCCAGATAAAAAGTAGTGTTTCGACTTGTCGCCTTGCCGAACCCAGTCTTCGTGACGTTCGGGATCGGACATGTCTGCGTGCACCATGATTACTAATCGTGGGGCAGGTCACCTCATAGAGTTTGTGAGTACTTCAAAAGCCTTGGTAGGCTGCTGGAGTAGTCCAACGCATGCGGTCGCTGCCCTCGCGCCTTTTACTAACACAAGGCTGTCGCCGCACGGTGTGGTACTTACCTTGCCGTTGCTCGCAACGACCAAGTGTTGTTGATGCAACGTTATTATATGACACCTATACGTGATTGTAAACTTATGCAATGTATCGACAAGTTGCGCAAGCTGCATACTGAAAAGTAGCAGTTTTGGGAAGTGAACTGTCTGAAAGATCTTCTGAAGCTGCCCAAAAGTAACCATGACACAGAGATTTGACGAGTTGAGCCATTCGCCTGCTTCCAGCCGGGCAATATCGACCGCATCGCGAGTAATGAGAGTCGGTATGTCTAACTTTAGCAGCTCGACCATGACTACGGCGGTTTCGGAGTTTCTGCCGGTGTCGCCAATGAGCAGAATCCCGTTGGCCCAACTAGCATAGGCTTTGATATCACCAAGTGCCTCTTTGCTAATCCCCCCGTTGGGCGTACTCGATACGAATAGGCACTCAAATGGCGCGCTCTTGATATGGCGCTTAAGGGCATCGGGCAGGACGACACGACACTCCCCCACTCCAGATCGTAGTGCGGCTTCATAGGCTTGCATAACGGCCCCCATGCCGTGAACGTTACCGCCGACAATCAAGAGCCTCCCGGCTAGCGACTTCTGTTCGGGTCTGTTCCACTCGATCTCGGGGAACAGAGGCCTATCTGTCACCTGCTTGTGCCAGTACGTCATCGCATCCGGTGTCACGCGTGGTGTCCTATGCGTCTTTAACGATTGCCCTGAGACGATCGAGATTAGCTTTATCTGGGCCCTTGCCTTCAAGTCCTGGTACTTCGAGGATACCAGGGATCGTTTTGAGCTTCGGGTGGGTCAAGATAGCTTTAAAGCCGTCGCGGCCGATGTAGCCGTCACCGATATTCTCGTGCCGGTCACGGTGCGTATCGAAGTCGGCTTTCGAGTCGTTGATATGCATAACGACGAGGTGCTCGAGGCCAATAAGACGATCAAAATCGTCGAGCATCTTGTCGCAGCCAGCCTTAGTCCTGAAGTCTATCCCGGAAGTAAACATATGGGCGGTATCAAGACAGAACTTGATCCGAGGATGCCTGCCTGTACGCTTAAAGATTTCGGCTAGTTCCTCAAAGCTGTTGCCCATATTGCCACCAGCGCCGGCTGAGTTTTCGAGGACTGCGTAACAGCTTCCACCCTTGTCTATCTCAACCGCTTCAAGAAGCCCGTCAGCAAGGGCCTGAACGCGCGAGTCGAAGCCGTCTCCTTTGTGTGAACCAAGATGAGTCACCACGCCGATACAACCGAGTGTTGTCCCAGTCGTCAGCATATTGCCAAGCCCGTCGATGGACTTTCGTCGTAAGGCTTCGTCGGTCGTTCCGTAGCTTGTTAGATAGAGCATGTGGATGAACGGAATCATGTTCTGCTCCTTGCAGGCCGCCTGAAAACGCTCACCTTCTTCCTTGGTGTAGACTTTCTGCTGCCAGCCTCGCGGATTGCCGGCAAAGAACTGGACGGCATCGCAACCGATATCCCGAGCTCGCTTCGGAAGGCCGGGCAGATCACCGGCGGTTGAAAGATGGGCACCGAATAACATATCCGTATTATACGGTTAGACGATCAGATAGCCAAAATCTCAGTTGAGGATCGTTTTTGGGTATGGTCCCTCTTTGAGTATGCTGTGGACCATATTCCATTCTGACGGGTCGTGGAACTTGGTCATTCGCCAGTACCACCATTCACTGCCCCATAAGTACATGGTATGGATACCCGCTCCGTAACTGTACTGAACGTTCTGTTCAATCCCTTGAGCCGTCATGCTCTGAGCTTGCTGGGCGCTCGTCATATCGATCGTACCGACTGGCCCCCACGGCTCAGCCTGGAGTTCGTGAGTAAAGACCGATACGTGGAAGAGAAGCTCCAGAACACCAGCCCGATATGAATCCCACAGTGTCGGGACAAAGCTGTATGAGAAATACGTGTGGATGATGCCAAACTTGGCATACACCTTGCGGTAGATTGAGAATCCAACTTCGTCGCCAATCGGGCCAAAGAGCGGAATTCCGGACTGGTTGCTGGCGTTGAGAATGAGCGGATGCTTCGAGTCGATGGCTTTAACTGCTGCTACCTCGGTCTTCAAGAAGCCTCTATTGAATGACGGACAGAACGGGCTAAATAATCTGTTGGCGACCTCGTTTTCGAGCTGATAGCTCTGCAGAGCCGGATTATTCTTATAGCGGTCGACGACGACCTTTAGAAAACTGAGCACCTGCTGGTTCTGTTCGGAAGTTGGCAGATTGACCGCCCAGCCGGGGTCGTGACACTCAGGCCACCTAGGCTGTCGGCGGCCAATCGATAAGCTGACTTTGGCGCCATACGCCTGAGCTTCGTTCATCTGCCAATCAAGATCAGTGAAGTTATACTGACCTTTCAAGGGTTCGACATCGTTCCAGTAACTCATCAACCGGAAGTTCTTAAAGCCCATCTTAAGGAGTGCTAAGTAGTTGGCTCTCCAGTCAAGCCCAAGTGACTCTGAGTAGTCTTCCGAGAATGAGACACCTAAAACGAATGGATCATTTCGGTGTTTATGCTGATACCAGACACCTATCGAGATGGCTAAGATCAACCAGGCAACGATCACTCCGAGTAGTATAATGAGGATGCGTTTATAATTGCGTTTGAACCAATGGCCAAGACTCTTCAGCAACGTAACAATTCGGTCGAGTGGTTTAGCGGTCTGTTTTTTCTTTTGCATATACCCGAACTATATTGTAGGATGTCTGTCCCAAAATGAAAACGTTTATTGTCATACCCGTCTACAACGAAGAGGCTGCGATTGCCGAATGCCTCAAGTCTGTGACGGCTCAAACTGTCCCCTTTGACGGCATCGTAGTCGTTGACAACAACTGCCGTGACAGAACTATGGAGATCGTCAGGCAGTACCCGCAGGTCACAATTGTCGAGGAACCCCAACAAGGAATGTCGTTTGCCCGTAGCTGTGGCTTTGACTATGCGGCCCATCACGGAGCGGATATTCTCTGCCGGATCGATGCCGACGTCCGACTGCCAGAAAACTACAACGAGGTTGTCCAGGAATACTTTAAAGTGCCTGGCCACTTCAAGACAGTCGCCATTACCGGGCCTTTACGGATCTACGATTCGTCACTCAAGCACTTCTTGCATCTGGAGAGCCATATGATCGGTAGCCTGACCAAACGTTTCATGGGCGGTAAGGTCTTCATCAGGGGCTGCAATATGGTCTTGCGTGCTGAGACCTGGCTGCAGATCCGTCGGCAGATGTCAGGCTTGGAGCGCATCCATGAGGATATGGATATAAGTTATCAGGCGGCTAAGTGTGGGCAGAACGTCTTCGTGTCGGATCTCATCGCCTACGTCTCATCACGGACGTATATTAAATCTCCTCGTCGCTCAGCGAACTACGTCTGGCGCTGGGTCTATAGTTTTTATTATCTACGTTCAAGCTAGCGTTGTAGAGAATGGTGCCGACTTTCTTACGTGGCTTTCGGGCAGCTAATTTGTCCTGCATGCGGTTGTAACTTTCAGATGACGTAATAATGCCGATGTACTTCCGCCAGCGGACCAGCAGATAGAGGCACACGAAGTAGAGTCCAAAAAGAGCCACCCATAGGAATCTAAAAAGTGTCTGTGAGTGAGCCAGAGATGGGGAGATCAAAGTCAGACCGAGAAAGCTGGCCGGGTCAAGATTATCAGTATGACCCCCGAAGATACCGGAAATGAAGACCAGTGCTAAATGAAAAGATCCGCCGACAAATACGGTAAGGATTAGGGCCTGGAGAGCTCGCCTCCCGAAGCTGAACATGGATCCCATTATACCGTGCCAATCTATCTTCGCCTAACAGTGATCTGTTTATAAAACTCAGTCACCTTATTGTGTTTGTCGCAACTATGTATTATTGTCATCGATATGACGATGGCAAGTTTAGAGCCACTGCGCCCATCTCCGCTGGTTGAGCACCTCAATGAGCACGGAAACGGCTGTATCTATGTCGAAGCTCCGGAGTCCGAGGAAGATGAGACGGCCGGCTACATCATCGATGCCAGCCCCAGCACTTTACGCTATGGCACAGTTGGGATTGACGACGAAGAGGCCTTTCTCAACGAGACGCCGTACCTAACTCGTCGAAGCTACATCCGCCGCGGCCTCGGTGCTGCCGGCGCCTTTCTTCTCGGCCTTGGTGGCCTTGGCATTCAAAATGAACTGGCGCCAAATAGCACGGCGGCTCAGTTGGGTTCCCTGGCCTTCATGGCTGCCAGCTACACCGCCGGTTTCTTCATCGGCAGGCCGCTGTGGACGCACCGTAGGCTGGAGCAAGAACACCAGGATGCGCTCAGAGAGGCCGAGCGCGGCATGCGAACGATCAGACGTGAAGACCTCTGGATGAACCATGCTGAGCTTGAGGAAGCGACCAGGGCGAACGGGGTACTTGTGATGTCGCCGGACCTGAAGCTTGCCCGCCGAGGCGACACAATACGCGTCCGAGAAGAAGATATTGTATCTGTTGTCTCGTCTGTACCCGAAGAAGACGGACAGTTCCGCATTAACCTGGCCGACATCGCTCTGGCTGGCCTTGAACAGCTCAGTACTCAGGAAGCGAGAACCGCGTATTGGCAAGTAGCTGATTCGATCTTGCGGCGGCTTTATAGAAACCAGCTCGATCAGGATTTCGTACATTTGAGAGTCAGAGAACCTGGTCTCCGATACACTCGCTATCCGATTCCATTTGAGGAGAGAAGTGAGCGCATTCGCGGGGTGCTGCACATCGCCGGTACGCTGGCCGTAAGCGCTGCTCTGCTTGCCCGCGAAGAACTGTTAACCATCGATGGTCTTGGCGATGACTTGGAACCCGAGCGTACTGAAATGAGGGCGGTCGTTGAAGGGGCTAACCCGATAGATAGCAGGTGGACCACATGGATTCCTAGGCTGGCACTCGAGCGACAACCTACCGCCACAGCAGCTTAGAAGTCAATTCCCTTATTGGCTAGATATTTCTCGTCAAAGTGATGCTTTATCTTGGTCATCGAAGTGGCGATGTCAACCAGGTCGATAAACTCCCTCGGGAAGTTTCGACCCGTCAGACAGAGGCTTGTCTTTGAAGCCCGCTCAGTTATCAGTGTCTTGTACTGCTCGTCGTTAAGTAGCCCATCGTGAAGAGCGTTATTAATCTCATCACATATGACGAGGTCATAGTCGCCCGAGCGGAGGCAGTGGAGGGCAAAATTGTAGGTCTCTTGAGCGGCTTGCCTATGCTCGGCTTCGGAGACGTTTTTGGCGCTCATCTCTCCAGCGTTGTAAAAGCCTTTACCGCCCTTGTAGAAGGTCAGTTTATCCTCAAAGACGGGCTGGATCCTGCGTATGAACTTGTGCTCCCCAACCTCCCAGTGCTTGATGAACTGGATATACGCTACCCGCCAGTCGTTACCAAGTGCCCGGCACATCAGGCCAATACTAGCGCTTGTCTTGCCTTTGCTTTCTCCGGTGTAAACAAGAACCACGCTCTCCTTGGTCTTGTAATCATCGAACATATATCTAGAGCGCGCCAACTTCTTTTAGACGAGATTCAATCTTAGGACGATCAAAGCCGATGATAATGTCGCCGTCGATGTCTGTTATGGGGACAACGGGCTGGTTGGCCTTCTGGATCGCCTCGTGATAGGCATCGACATCAGTCGTGATGTCTTTCTCAGTAAAGTCGACTTTCTTGTCCTTCAGCCAGACTTTCTCCATGTGGCAGAAGCC
This region of Candidatus Saccharimonadales bacterium genomic DNA includes:
- a CDS encoding cob(I)yrinic acid a,c-diamide adenosyltransferase, which translates into the protein MFDDYKTKESVVLVYTGESKGKTSASIGLMCRALGNDWRVAYIQFIKHWEVGEHKFIRRIQPVFEDKLTFYKGGKGFYNAGEMSAKNVSEAEHRQAAQETYNFALHCLRSGDYDLVICDEINNALHDGLLNDEQYKTLITERASKTSLCLTGRNFPREFIDLVDIATSMTKIKHHFDEKYLANKGIDF
- a CDS encoding sortase, producing MDRPLHIPPRDTPHPQPHQDEATDLIRKQIAQIYDESDQKSGATPVQPQVQPSAQTIPPTYQQTYREEPPQPPQPDWQTYHNAWQSYYQQYYQRYYLHQLHAQKQQEVGQASPAKETPIHQPTETVTGKAEQEEEDLKKIKSRLRKDVEERAKKVRRSPHFKPLVSGLVVGLLFLLVQFNSVIAAEFEYYVSPGTKTDQGGSIIIDPTTAADIGPNPEIIIPKIGVDVPVVYGITSYDNTDIENGLENGVVHYGTTTYPGQIGNDVIVGHSSNEIYAPGNYKFAFVLLSDLDNGDVVELNYQGTRYVYQVYNKAVVSPNDFSLIDTSPSTPTLSLITCTPPGTSLNRLIVQAKQISPDPSTAAQAIPQKNSTQNKSGTLPGANAPTLLNRLTNIF
- a CDS encoding glutaredoxin domain-containing protein, translating into MAKVTIYTTPTCGFCHMEKVWLKDKKVDFTEKDITTDVDAYHEAIQKANQPVVPITDIDGDIIIGFDRPKIESRLKEVGAL
- a CDS encoding glycosyltransferase family A protein, whose product is MKTFIVIPVYNEEAAIAECLKSVTAQTVPFDGIVVVDNNCRDRTMEIVRQYPQVTIVEEPQQGMSFARSCGFDYAAHHGADILCRIDADVRLPENYNEVVQEYFKVPGHFKTVAITGPLRIYDSSLKHFLHLESHMIGSLTKRFMGGKVFIRGCNMVLRAETWLQIRRQMSGLERIHEDMDISYQAAKCGQNVFVSDLIAYVSSRTYIKSPRRSANYVWRWVYSFYYLRSS
- a CDS encoding deoxyribonuclease IV — encoded protein: MLFGAHLSTAGDLPGLPKRARDIGCDAVQFFAGNPRGWQQKVYTKEEGERFQAACKEQNMIPFIHMLYLTSYGTTDEALRRKSIDGLGNMLTTGTTLGCIGVVTHLGSHKGDGFDSRVQALADGLLEAVEIDKGGSCYAVLENSAGAGGNMGNSFEELAEIFKRTGRHPRIKFCLDTAHMFTSGIDFRTKAGCDKMLDDFDRLIGLEHLVVMHINDSKADFDTHRDRHENIGDGYIGRDGFKAILTHPKLKTIPGILEVPGLEGKGPDKANLDRLRAIVKDA
- a CDS encoding PEGA domain-containing protein, translated to MPTFRPTLRVNLESKRVQMAVRFFTYGLMTAVTVVLSAIVLLLALGYRFNRDTLTFVRDGLVQLSTAPVNANYVFNGGKLHMGSAPARLTLNSGLYHIQLSYPGYRPWSKDLTVIAGHVHWITYPRLIPISLHPSQLKKFDQLSFAEVSPNGQWLLLYFDQGPNNKNQIELVDLSNPKKLVYSTLTLPAQTLTQQSGPVPGDLSFLEWSLDSQHVLLKYTAGTTADFLSLDITDPSAVVNLTQLFQLPIAEVHYSGSDPNTIYALTSDNVLRSLNVSSDEVTGALLDGIRQFQVYGSDEIVYDRTFSANGSAGSQPVQQTGLLIGGTKTIVETLPATHNVFVDYNEFDNHSYFVVSDATTHTVTVWQDPQNPATTQPFLTINDIAPQYVDFDAAGRFLLLQQGGHLIVYDFYESQKFDYNLPFSLPAAQDVYWIDDFHLAAAIDGQLEMWEFDGTNYEEMIPSSSSLYEESILDNGNDMLYSFSTPSKSKPGNIGFYQTNLKLH